The Tindallia californiensis genomic interval ATTTCTAAAAACAGTGTCATCTTAATCCCCCTTTTTTTCTATATTGTTACAACAAGATGTTGAAAATTGATCTTTTAATGCTAATCTTTGATAGTCTGAATAAAGCTGAGGTAAATCCTTAATATGTCCTTTCAATGATTCAATCATAGATTTTTGAATAGGATCTGTTAGGTGCAGTTCATAATAAATAAATTTCCCCTTTCGATGGTCCGTAACAAGTCCTAGATCTCTAAATTTTGACAAGACTTTTGAAACTTTAGGTTGAGATAGATTTAAAATACCTTCTAACTCACAGACACAAAGTGACGTTTCAGTCAGCAACATCAATATCCTTAGTCGACTCTCATCAGAAATCAATTTTAAAAAATTTTGAACAGATAACATTTGCATCCCCCTTTTCGTATACTCTTATATACATATGATAATATGTTTCGTTTGACATGTCAAGTCCATCCTTATTATTAAAAATCCTATTTTAGGCAACAAAAATCCTCCTGGTATGATCATATCCTCTCGGATAATCCAATCGTGTTTTTTCAAGGCTTTATTCAAACACGTATATTTTTATCTTCCACTTCTAAGTAGGAGGTTTTTTCTTTTTTGCTTTCATCTTTTCGAATATACTTCTGAATCACCTTTCGGGAAATACCTGTTTCCCTGTGAATATACCTCTGTGAATATCCCTCTGTGATTTCCCTTACCTACATGAAAAAAGCACCCAGTTAAAGGTGCTACTAAACTTAAAAAATGGCAGTGTAACCGAGGTGGCATCTGCGCCAACTATTACTACCGTTCTCTCAAA includes:
- a CDS encoding ArsR/SmtB family transcription factor — its product is MLSVQNFLKLISDESRLRILMLLTETSLCVCELEGILNLSQPKVSKVLSKFRDLGLVTDHRKGKFIYYELHLTDPIQKSMIESLKGHIKDLPQLYSDYQRLALKDQFSTSCCNNIEKKGD